The sequence AGCACAGCCACATTTAAATGTAAAGATGGTAGGTGGATATAGTGGTCTATTAACAGGGCTGACAGGAAAGACGCATCAATCGTTAGAAGACATAGCTATCTTTCGTTCATTGGCTAATATGGTAGTGTTAGCACCTGCGGATAGTACAGAGGTAGAGAAAATTATCGAATTTGCCCATCAATATAAAGGGCCAATATATATGCGAATAGCCAGAGATCCTTATCCAATCATATTTGATGATATGTATCAATTTCAACTAGGAAAAGCAGTAACGTTAACAGAAGGAAAAGATGTCACCATTATTTCTACCGGAACAGAAACAAGCCGTGCTTTAGAGGCAAGTAAACAACTTTTAACAGAAGATATTTCTGCTTCCGTTATGCATATGCCTTCTATTAAACCTCTTGACCAAGATGCAATTATTCAGGCCGCAAAATCTACCAAAGTCATTGTTACTGCAGAGGAACATAGTATATATGGTGGCTTAGGAAGTGCTGTAGCGGAAGTTCTGGTGGAAGAATATCCAGTACCAATGCTTCGTGTTGGAGTAAAAGATCGAAATGCAGAGTCTGGTCCAAATGAAGAAATGCTGCAAAAATATGAGATTTCAGCTAATCACATTGTTAAAGCAGTTAAAGAAGTTTTAAAGAAAAAGTAGAATTTGCTAAATAAGTAGACAATAGGAGGAAACAATGAGTACGGTTATAAGTGAAAAAATGTTGATCAATGGTGAATGGGTTGGATCTGAACATACGTATAAGGTGTACAATAAATTTACGGGGGAGCTGTTTTCAGAAATAGCAGTAGCGGATGAAAAGTTAGTAGATCAAG is a genomic window of Virgibacillus proomii containing:
- a CDS encoding transketolase family protein, whose amino-acid sequence is MKTTLTEKATMRDAFGKKLLELSLKDERVYVLDGDLANSTKVDKIANNNPRKFLQMGIAEQNMLSVASGLATTGIQPWVSTFAAFLSKRAIDQVQVQIAQPHLNVKMVGGYSGLLTGLTGKTHQSLEDIAIFRSLANMVVLAPADSTEVEKIIEFAHQYKGPIYMRIARDPYPIIFDDMYQFQLGKAVTLTEGKDVTIISTGTETSRALEASKQLLTEDISASVMHMPSIKPLDQDAIIQAAKSTKVIVTAEEHSIYGGLGSAVAEVLVEEYPVPMLRVGVKDRNAESGPNEEMLQKYEISANHIVKAVKEVLKKK